The Paenibacillus yonginensis genome segment GTGTTAATTGAATGACGCTTTACTTAAATTTGCTGACGAGTTTGCGTGGAACCTGTCCTCGAAGATCCGAAATAGCGGCAGCGCCATGTTGGTGCTGATTGCCATGAGCATAATGCCGAACAAAACCCGCTTCATCGGTTTGCCTCCTTCCCTAGTTACCAAGGAAGCTGATTGTCCAAGTAGTAGAAGGTTCCAGTTGGGCCGTTCTCCGGCAGGGTAGCCATGCGAACCGCCGTTTTTGCGCCCTCTTCCGGCGACAACTCAGCTTTGTCCCCTCCCATTTGGGTTTTGACCAGGCCGGGGTGGACCGCATTAATTTTGAGATTCGTGGATGCCAGCTTGATTGCCCAATACGCTGTCAGCATATTTAAAGCGGCCTTGGAGGCCGAGTAGCCCGGCGTGGCAATCCGCTGCGCCAGATCACTGGACCCTATCCCTTTATTAGCTCCTGTTACTAAAGCAATTTTTTTCGTCATCGTAACTTCCTCCTTTATGATTTATTTTGCCATAGTGATAGGCTCTGGACTTTTGACGTTCCGCACATGGGTCAGATGATGCAGATAAGCCTCTTTGCTGGCTTCAATTTCTTCTTCTGTCACGTGATTAGTGTTATGAAAAGCGAATGGCGGTAGGTAGAACGCACTCACATAGTTGGCGGTAGCCTCCATAGGTTTGGCGATTTCCCGGATCGTAAACAGGTTCGAGCCCCCTGGCTGATACGAGGCGGCGCTGCCAACAGTCGAAATGGCTATGCCCAATTCCTTGCCTTTCAAATGGTCTCCGCCAGGGCCAAAAGCCCAGCCGTATGCAAAAACTTCATCCAGCCATTGCTTTAAAAGCGGAGGGGTAGCGTACCAGTAAATCGGATATTGCAATATAATCCGGTCATGCGCATCCAGCAGAGCCTGTTCTTCTGCGATGTTGATTTTGCCATCTGGATACACTTCGCTGAGCACATGAACCGTGATGTCCTTTTGCTGCTTTAGCGCTTCTGTCCATACGCTGTTAATACGGGAAGTTTTCAGGTCGGGGTGTCCCACAATTACCAGAGTTTTCATTTAAAATTTCTCCTTTTTGTTTGTGAATTTATTTATATTTTTGTTGAAACAGAGAATTCTGTATTCTCCTGAGATGGACACGTCAAGCTTTACCAAGGGACAGTAGTGTCTTTATGAAAGAAACCTCCGGTTGGCCCATCTTTAGTGATGGAAGCGAGCAGGATACTGGTTTCAGCGCCGGCCGCTTCGTCCATATCGGCATACTGGCCCCCCAGTTCCGTACGAACCCAGCCTGGGTGAACGGAATTAACTTTAATGTTAGTGTCTTTCAATTCAGCAGCCAGATGGATCGTGAAAGCATTCAAGGCAGCTTTGGACGCATTGTAGGCAAACGTTTTAATTGGATAATACGGGGATGATGGATCTGCCTGGACTGCCAGGGAGCCCAAAACACTGGACAGATTTACGATTCTGCCGCCTTCCGATCTGCGGATCAGAGGAAGCAGCGTTTGTGTCAATTCAATGAGAGAAAAGAAGTTCACCTCAAACGTGTCACGCAGATTTTTAGAGGAAAGGATGCTGGTCCGGTTGACCGTCTGAACAGAAATACTTTCCTGATCTAACAGGACGCCTGCATTGTTAATCAGGATATCCAGCCGGCTGAAATTGTCCTCAAAATAGCGGTATGCTTCTTCGTGATCCCTATGTGCCGTGACATCAAAAGGAATACTTACCGCCTGCAGTCCTTCTTTCCTTAACTGGTCCGCAGCCCCGTAGGCTTTCTCGGGGTTACGGGCTCCAATGACAACCGTTGCGCCTAGACGGGCCAGACCTCGGGCAGTCTCCAGGCCGATTCCTCGGGCACCCCCTGTAATAAAAGCAATTTTTCCTTGCAAATTTGTGGTATTCATAAATTTAATCTCCTATCTTTTTTATGGTTCGGGTTAACTAACCCGATCTCTTTTCGGGAACGATCATTCTATTTCTTTCGAAAAAAAATCACTTCATTTTTGTACTGAATGTATCAGTAATGCCATAATCTGTTCTAATTTCTCCTTAGGGACGGAAGTGCGTGCCATCACCCGCAGTCCGATTAAAGTGCTGTGAATATATTCAGCAAGGTCCTCAGGATGATAAGAGGCCTTGAATTCGCCGTTTCGCTGGCCCTTAATCACGATTTCCCTGATTAGATCTTCCGTTTTCCTGAAGCCCTCCAGCGTCTTGGCATCAACCTCTACATCTCTGACTGCGAGCTCGGCTG includes the following:
- a CDS encoding SDR family NAD(P)-dependent oxidoreductase, producing MTKKIALVTGANKGIGSSDLAQRIATPGYSASKAALNMLTAYWAIKLASTNLKINAVHPGLVKTQMGGDKAELSPEEGAKTAVRMATLPENGPTGTFYYLDNQLPW
- a CDS encoding NAD(P)H-dependent oxidoreductase; the protein is MKTLVIVGHPDLKTSRINSVWTEALKQQKDITVHVLSEVYPDGKINIAEEQALLDAHDRIILQYPIYWYATPPLLKQWLDEVFAYGWAFGPGGDHLKGKELGIAISTVGSAASYQPGGSNLFTIREIAKPMEATANYVSAFYLPPFAFHNTNHVTEEEIEASKEAYLHHLTHVRNVKSPEPITMAK
- a CDS encoding SDR family oxidoreductase, translated to MNTTNLQGKIAFITGGARGIGLETARGLARLGATVVIGARNPEKAYGAADQLRKEGLQAVSIPFDVTAHRDHEEAYRYFEDNFSRLDILINNAGVLLDQESISVQTVNRTSILSSKNLRDTFEVNFFSLIELTQTLLPLIRRSEGGRIVNLSSVLGSLAVQADPSSPYYPIKTFAYNASKAALNAFTIHLAAELKDTNIKVNSVHPGWVRTELGGQYADMDEAAGAETSILLASITKDGPTGGFFHKDTTVPW